In Herbaspirillum seropedicae, a single window of DNA contains:
- a CDS encoding PhoH family protein: MKKIPNQPHHFTPQPLDNKRLANLCGALDENLRQISAALDVTIFRRGDRFIVTGTNAERAVEVLERFYDKADRPVAVDDIQLALVEQRANAAADEEAGLPPLPARRGKAAVAAAVEEDKDSQDPLPESPVLKTRKHDLRGRTPHQSQYLNAILEHDITFGVGPAGTGKTYLAVACAVDALERDAVQRIVLTRPAVEAGERLGFLPGDLAQKVDPYLRPLYDALYDLLGFDRTQKLFEKQAIEIAPLAYMRGRTLNHAFIILDEAQNTTPEQMKMFLTRIGFGSKAVITGDVTQVDLHHGQKSGLVDAISVLHEVRGIAFSRFTSADVVRHPLVARIVDAYDAAGNSKPDTARATARTATNLLTKSAKPRHAKT, from the coding sequence TTGAAAAAGATCCCCAACCAGCCTCACCACTTCACGCCCCAGCCGCTGGACAACAAGCGCCTGGCCAACCTGTGCGGTGCGCTCGATGAAAACCTGCGCCAGATCTCGGCGGCGCTGGATGTGACCATCTTCCGTCGCGGCGACCGCTTCATCGTCACCGGCACCAATGCCGAGCGCGCCGTGGAAGTGCTGGAGCGCTTCTACGACAAGGCCGACCGCCCGGTGGCGGTGGATGATATCCAGCTGGCCTTGGTCGAGCAGCGCGCCAACGCCGCCGCCGATGAAGAAGCGGGCCTGCCGCCCTTGCCGGCGCGCCGTGGCAAGGCCGCCGTAGCAGCTGCGGTCGAGGAAGACAAGGACAGCCAGGATCCGCTGCCCGAAAGCCCGGTACTGAAGACCCGCAAGCACGACCTGCGCGGTCGCACGCCCCACCAGAGCCAGTACCTGAACGCCATCCTGGAACACGACATTACCTTCGGCGTGGGTCCGGCCGGCACCGGCAAGACCTACCTGGCCGTGGCCTGCGCGGTCGATGCGCTGGAACGCGACGCCGTGCAACGCATCGTGCTCACGCGCCCGGCGGTGGAAGCGGGCGAGCGCCTGGGCTTCCTGCCGGGCGACCTGGCGCAGAAGGTCGATCCCTATCTACGTCCGCTGTATGACGCGCTGTACGACCTGCTGGGCTTTGATCGCACGCAGAAGCTCTTCGAGAAGCAGGCCATCGAGATCGCACCGCTGGCCTACATGCGCGGCCGCACGCTCAACCACGCCTTCATCATCCTCGACGAAGCGCAGAACACCACGCCGGAACAGATGAAGATGTTCCTGACCCGCATCGGTTTCGGCAGCAAGGCCGTCATCACCGGCGACGTCACCCAGGTCGATCTGCACCATGGCCAGAAGAGCGGCCTGGTCGATGCGATCTCGGTGCTGCACGAGGTGCGCGGCATCGCCTTCTCGCGCTTCACCAGCGCCGACGTGGTGCGCCATCCGCTGGTCGCGCGCATCGTCGATGCCTATGACGCCGCTGGCAACAGCAAACCCGATACCGCGCGCGCTACCGCCCGCACTGCTACCAACCTCCTGACCAAGTCTGCCAAGCCGCGCCATGCCAAAACATAA
- the miaB gene encoding tRNA (N6-isopentenyl adenosine(37)-C2)-methylthiotransferase MiaB, protein MQKKVFIKTFGCQMNEYDSDKMADVLNASDGLIKTDRPEEADVILLNTCSIREKAQEKVFSDLGRLRALKKNNPALLIGVGGCVASQEGEAIIKRAPFVDMVFGPQTLHRLPQMISERRYSGRPQVDISFPEIEKFDHLPPARVEGATAYVSIMEGCSKYCSYCVVPYTRGEEVSRRFEDVLTEVAGLADQGVKEIMLLGQNVNAYRGVMEDGEIADFALLIEYIAELPGIERIRFVTSHPKEFSQRLIDTYAKVPKLCNHLYLPAQHGSDRTLAAMKRGYTALEYKSVIRRMRKVRPDITVQSDFIVGFPGETEEDFEALMKLVADVGFDNSFSFIFSARPGTPAANLPDDTPQEVKLARLQRLQAALNDNAARISAAQVGTVQRVLVEGVSKRREHELQGRTESNRVVNFDGGPNGQRLIGQIIEVSITEAFPFSLRGEIVTQH, encoded by the coding sequence ATGCAGAAAAAAGTATTCATCAAAACCTTCGGCTGCCAGATGAACGAGTACGACTCGGACAAGATGGCTGACGTGCTCAATGCCTCCGATGGCCTGATCAAGACCGACCGCCCGGAAGAGGCGGACGTGATCTTGCTCAACACCTGTTCCATCCGCGAAAAGGCGCAGGAAAAGGTGTTTTCCGACCTGGGCCGGCTGCGCGCGCTGAAGAAGAACAATCCCGCGCTGTTGATCGGCGTGGGCGGCTGCGTGGCTTCGCAGGAAGGCGAGGCCATCATCAAGCGCGCGCCTTTCGTGGACATGGTGTTCGGCCCGCAGACCCTGCACCGCTTGCCGCAGATGATTTCGGAGCGGCGCTACAGTGGTCGCCCGCAAGTCGATATCAGCTTCCCCGAGATCGAGAAATTCGACCACCTGCCGCCGGCGCGCGTGGAAGGGGCCACGGCCTATGTCTCCATCATGGAAGGTTGCAGCAAGTATTGCAGCTATTGCGTGGTGCCTTACACCCGCGGCGAGGAAGTCTCGCGCCGCTTCGAGGATGTGCTGACCGAAGTGGCCGGGTTGGCCGATCAGGGGGTCAAGGAAATCATGCTGCTGGGCCAGAACGTCAACGCCTATCGCGGTGTGATGGAAGATGGCGAGATTGCCGACTTCGCGCTGTTGATCGAATACATCGCCGAGCTGCCCGGCATCGAGCGCATCCGCTTCGTGACCAGCCATCCCAAGGAATTCTCGCAGCGCCTGATCGACACCTACGCCAAGGTGCCCAAGCTGTGCAACCACCTCTACCTGCCCGCGCAACACGGCTCGGACCGCACGCTGGCGGCCATGAAGCGCGGCTATACGGCGCTGGAATACAAGTCGGTGATCCGCCGCATGCGCAAGGTGCGTCCGGATATCACGGTGCAGTCGGACTTCATCGTCGGCTTCCCTGGCGAGACCGAGGAAGATTTCGAGGCGCTCATGAAGCTGGTGGCCGATGTGGGCTTTGACAACAGTTTCTCCTTCATCTTCAGCGCGCGTCCTGGCACGCCGGCGGCCAACCTGCCGGACGACACCCCGCAGGAAGTCAAGCTGGCCCGCCTGCAGCGCCTGCAGGCCGCGCTCAACGACAATGCCGCCAGGATCAGTGCGGCCCAGGTCGGGACCGTGCAGCGTGTGCTGGTGGAAGGCGTCTCCAAGCGCCGCGAGCATGAACTGCAGGGCCGTACCGAAAGCAATCGCGTGGTCAACTTCGATGGCGGCCCGAACGGCCAGCGCCTGATCGGACAGATCATCGAGGTCAGCATCACCGAAGCCTTCCCCTTCTCGCTGCGCGGCGAGATCGTGACCCAGCATTGA
- a CDS encoding LysR family transcriptional regulator, with protein sequence MKKLTARPASRPASRHHAARAALHADWESLRSFAAFVDAGSFSGAARVLGVTHATIGRRLQQLEQTLAAPLFIRRADDIELTRLGESVLAAARAMQDQTRQLARTLAGEDLRMEGKLRLACTDAMGTLFLAPRLPSLLQQWPALDIELAMGHQTLSLARREADLALRFARPQDGELIARRLGVVRFYLCGTADQVAAWRHQRGSAPVIGYDDSVPDIPETRWLAAHADGNPVRLRSASLVAQCMAARAGVGLALLPSYLLAPELQTVESTPQLVRELWAVFHRDLKALPRLRAVLEWLQACCGEL encoded by the coding sequence GTGAAAAAATTAACAGCCCGCCCCGCATCCCGTCCCGCCTCCCGCCACCATGCTGCACGGGCAGCCCTGCATGCCGACTGGGAAAGCCTGCGCAGCTTCGCCGCCTTCGTCGATGCGGGCAGCTTCTCGGGCGCGGCGCGCGTGCTGGGCGTGACCCATGCCACCATCGGCCGGCGCCTGCAGCAGCTGGAGCAGACCCTGGCCGCGCCCCTGTTCATCCGCCGCGCCGACGATATCGAACTGACCCGCCTGGGCGAGAGCGTGCTGGCGGCCGCGCGCGCCATGCAGGACCAGACCCGCCAGCTGGCGCGCACCCTGGCCGGCGAAGACCTGCGCATGGAGGGCAAGCTGCGCCTGGCCTGCACCGATGCCATGGGTACCCTGTTCCTGGCCCCGCGCCTGCCCAGCCTGTTGCAGCAATGGCCGGCCCTGGACATCGAACTGGCCATGGGCCACCAGACCTTGAGCCTGGCCCGGCGCGAAGCCGACCTGGCCCTGCGTTTTGCCCGCCCGCAGGACGGTGAGCTGATCGCGCGGCGCTTGGGCGTGGTGCGCTTCTACCTGTGCGGCACCGCCGATCAGGTGGCGGCCTGGCGTCACCAGCGCGGCAGCGCCCCGGTGATCGGCTATGACGACAGCGTGCCGGACATCCCCGAGACGCGCTGGCTGGCCGCCCACGCCGACGGCAACCCGGTGCGCCTGCGCAGCGCCAGCCTGGTGGCGCAATGCATGGCGGCGCGCGCCGGGGTCGGGCTGGCCTTGCTGCCCAGCTATCTGCTGGCGCCTGAGCTGCAGACTGTGGAGAGCACGCCACAACTGGTGCGGGAGCTGTGGGCGGTGTTCCACCGCGACCTCAAGGCCTTGCCCAGGCTGCGCGCCGTGCTGGAGTGGTTGCAGGCTTGCTGCGGGGAACTGTGA
- a CDS encoding cysteine hydrolase family protein, producing the protein MSTPQTLIQIAGGSPRAATWQEAALVIIDHQTEYTTGRAPLAGIGAAVAEVALLLEHARAAAAPVIHVVHHGKPGGAMFDPQGPHVAIIDGVQPQPGEAVITKGLPNSFAGTTLDETLKKTGRKSLIIAGFATHMCVSATVRSALDHGYACTVVAAACATRDLPDPLGGPALSAAEIQRVALAELADRYATVVAHAGLLPAV; encoded by the coding sequence ATGAGCACACCCCAGACCCTGATCCAGATCGCCGGTGGTTCGCCACGCGCCGCCACCTGGCAGGAAGCCGCGCTGGTCATCATCGACCACCAGACCGAATACACCACTGGCCGCGCACCCCTGGCCGGCATCGGCGCAGCCGTCGCCGAAGTCGCTCTCCTGCTGGAACACGCGCGTGCTGCCGCTGCGCCGGTGATCCATGTGGTCCATCACGGCAAGCCGGGCGGCGCCATGTTCGATCCCCAGGGGCCGCATGTGGCCATCATCGACGGCGTGCAGCCGCAGCCGGGCGAGGCGGTCATCACCAAGGGCCTGCCCAATTCGTTCGCCGGCACCACCCTGGATGAGACCCTGAAGAAGACCGGCCGCAAATCGCTCATCATTGCCGGCTTCGCCACCCACATGTGCGTGAGCGCGACGGTGCGCTCGGCGCTGGACCATGGCTATGCCTGCACGGTCGTGGCCGCCGCCTGCGCTACCCGCGACCTGCCTGATCCGCTGGGCGGGCCGGCGCTATCGGCAGCCGAGATCCAGCGCGTGGCGCTGGCTGAGCTGGCCGATCGCTACGCCACCGTGGTGGCCCATGCGGGGCTGTTGCCAGCAGTCTGA
- a CDS encoding nucleoside/nucleotide kinase family protein — protein MMSAVYRDRVQALLASGQRKILGIAGAPGSGKSTLAQALLEQAGERAVVLPMDGYHLANAELARLGRAARKGAEDTFDSAGYVALLSRLRSQGGDELIYAPQFLREIEEAVAGAIPIPPSTQLIITEGNYLLLDRGHWARVRPLLDECWYLEVDPTLRVQRLIARHVQFGRTPEAARAWVMDSDEANAALIETTRPRADLIFRWD, from the coding sequence ATGATGTCGGCAGTCTATCGCGACAGGGTGCAAGCCCTGCTCGCCAGTGGTCAACGCAAGATACTGGGCATCGCCGGCGCGCCCGGCAGCGGCAAGTCCACCCTGGCCCAGGCCTTGCTGGAACAGGCCGGGGAGCGCGCGGTGGTGCTGCCCATGGATGGCTACCATCTCGCCAATGCCGAGCTGGCGCGGCTGGGACGCGCCGCCCGCAAAGGCGCGGAGGACACCTTCGACAGCGCCGGCTACGTGGCGCTGCTGAGCCGCCTGCGCAGCCAGGGCGGCGATGAACTCATCTACGCGCCGCAATTCCTGCGCGAGATCGAGGAAGCCGTCGCCGGCGCCATCCCCATTCCGCCCAGCACCCAGCTCATCATCACCGAAGGCAACTACCTGCTGCTCGATCGCGGCCACTGGGCGCGCGTGCGCCCGCTGCTCGATGAATGCTGGTACCTGGAGGTCGACCCGACCCTGCGGGTGCAGCGCCTCATCGCCCGACACGTGCAGTTCGGCCGCACGCCCGAGGCCGCCCGCGCCTGGGTGATGGACAGCGACGAAGCCAATGCCGCCCTCATCGAGACCACCCGCCCGCGCGCCGATCTGATTTTCCGCTGGGACTGA
- a CDS encoding ABC transporter substrate-binding protein — protein sequence MIKNTIAIACSTLLLAAAAQPAMAADKPLKSVGVTVGDLANPFFVAIAKGAESGAHKINPDAKVTVVSSKYDLNTQVGQIENFIANKVDLIVLNAADSKGVGPAVKKAQKAGIVVVAVDVAAAGADVTVMSDNTMAGAESCKFLAEKLQGKGNVVIVNGPPVSAVMDRVTGCKAEFKKSPGIKILSDNQNAGGSRDGGMTTMSNLLAAQPKIDAVFAINDPTAIGAELAIRQAKRSDIKWISGVDGAPDAERALKDSKSLFAASPAQDPYGMAAESVAIGYAVMNGRAPQQKVKLLPVKLITRDNVADYQGWVPAK from the coding sequence ATGATCAAGAACACCATCGCCATCGCCTGTTCCACCCTGTTGCTGGCGGCCGCCGCGCAGCCCGCCATGGCCGCTGACAAGCCGCTCAAATCGGTGGGCGTCACCGTGGGCGACCTGGCCAATCCCTTCTTCGTGGCCATCGCCAAGGGCGCCGAGAGCGGCGCGCACAAGATCAACCCGGACGCCAAGGTCACCGTGGTCTCGTCCAAGTACGACCTCAACACCCAGGTCGGCCAGATCGAGAATTTCATCGCCAACAAGGTTGACCTGATCGTGCTCAACGCCGCCGATTCCAAGGGCGTCGGCCCGGCCGTGAAGAAGGCGCAGAAGGCCGGCATCGTCGTGGTGGCCGTGGACGTGGCCGCTGCGGGCGCGGACGTGACGGTGATGTCGGATAACACCATGGCCGGGGCCGAGTCGTGCAAGTTCCTGGCCGAGAAGCTGCAGGGCAAGGGCAATGTGGTCATCGTCAATGGTCCGCCGGTGTCCGCAGTGATGGATCGGGTGACCGGCTGCAAGGCCGAGTTCAAGAAGTCGCCCGGCATCAAGATCCTCTCCGACAACCAGAACGCCGGCGGCAGCCGTGATGGCGGCATGACCACCATGTCCAACCTGCTGGCGGCCCAGCCCAAGATCGATGCGGTCTTCGCCATCAACGATCCCACCGCCATTGGCGCCGAACTGGCCATCCGCCAGGCCAAGCGCAGCGACATCAAGTGGATCAGCGGCGTGGATGGCGCGCCCGACGCCGAGCGCGCGCTCAAGGACAGCAAGTCGCTGTTTGCCGCCTCACCCGCGCAGGACCCCTACGGCATGGCTGCCGAGAGCGTCGCCATCGGCTACGCCGTGATGAACGGCCGCGCCCCACAGCAGAAGGTCAAGCTGTTGCCGGTCAAGCTGATCACCCGCGACAACGTGGCCGACTACCAGGGCTGGGTGCCGGCCAAGTAA